Below is a genomic region from Phacochoerus africanus isolate WHEZ1 chromosome X, ROS_Pafr_v1, whole genome shotgun sequence.
ttaaaaagtgaGTTCATACCTAGTCAGTACTGATGCATACCAAGTTAAATAATCTGCAATAAAAGTGAGAATAACATAGACAAGACAGCTAAGGTGCAGGCAACTGTCAGGGCTCAGGATCGGTGAGAGCTTTTAAGGAACTCTATGTCTAAGATTTCACATTTGCTCTCCAAAGTAAATAACAACTTGGAATTTTAGAACCGAAAAACATCAGAGAGAAATAGAGTCAATATTTTAGTCCTGAATTTGTATGTAATATAATGAAAGgttatagaaaattaaataaaaatagaaaaggtcCATAAAAATTGTGgatgtgggagttccccagtggctcagcaggttaaggacccagtggtatcactgctgtggctcaggtcactactggggcacaggtttgatccctggcccaggaactgcctcATGCCACtggcgcagccaaaaaacaaaatggtGTGGACGCGTACGAGTGTTTAAAAGctactgatggagttcccattgtgactcagctgtaacaaacccaactagtatccatgaggacacgggtttgatctctgaccttgctcagtgggttaaggatctggtgttgccatgagctgtggtgcaggtggatctggcgtggctgtggctgtggagatggacagcagctacagcttcctagcctgggaacctccatatgtcacgggtgaggccctgaaaaaataaagaccaaaaataaaataaaataaaaataaaagctgttgaTGAGTGCTTTAAAGTTCACCTGGAACCCCTTCTGGGGAGTTACAGTCAGTATTGGATCAATGTTCCCTGGAAATGTCCTAATTCTTTCATGGAACTCTtttcaagagaaataaatttaGTCTCCAATTTTAAATGCTGGCAGTTCCAAAAGTTTGAAGTATTTCCAACGGAATAAAAGTAAGTCAAGTACTTTCACAGGTTTTTAGAATGATTAACAAAATAGATTTGGCAAGAAAAAGCAATAAGGAATAAAAAGCACATATGGGAAGAACAAATAATGAAGAAGTTGAAAAATGACCATGCGACTTGGCCGTCTTGCTTTGCCACATAAAGCCACCAATTACTGTGCATCTTCCCCTCACTTCTTAAACCTGCTTCCCAATGatactttattcattcatttagttatCCAAATATTTAAGTACCGAAGAGGTACAAAACATCAGAAGGACTTCAAAAGCTATACggcaatttttggagttcccgtcatggctcagtggttaaccaatctgactaggaaccatgaggttgtgggtttgatccctggcctcgattataggttaaggatccagctttgctgttgagctgtggtgtaggtcgcagacgtggctcggatctggcattgctgtggctgtggtgtaggctggtggttacagctccgattcgacccctagcctgggaacctccatatgccatgggtgtggctctaaaaggacaaaaagacgaaaaaaaaatttttctttaaaaaagctaTGTGGAAATTTTTAAAGCTGTGTAGTATTTGATCAtctatttcagctttttttttcttgatgggaaaaaaattttttttttcaagcctaAATATGCAACTAAATTGAAAGACCCAGCCCTCCATATTTGAGCTTTCTGAACCGTCAACAGTGAGCAAATATCCTAATTCCATATTGGAAGGAAAATATAATCTAAGGGGTAAAGAATGCAAACTGACTCTTGAGACTCTGACCCATTAAGCAACTGGGGAGGTGGCCCTTTATTGGATCTTGCCCTTAATTATGAAGTTCATGCAGTCTTAAGCTTAGGTttcaaaaatcattaataattacCCTTAAATggcaaacaaaaggaaaatttcatAATCAGGGTGGTGTGTCTGCAAAGACTATAAAAGTCGCAGGATCCTGCTCAGCTCCTCACACTCCTATTTGATTCTTCCAGCTGCCGCACAACTGGACAACCAGGTAAGTGGGATTTGAGTGCTACCCGCACCTCCTCCAGCTGCCTTTCAGAACGGTGTGAAAGAACAAAGTGGGTTTGTGCCATCTAAAAACGTCACCGGTAACTTCAGAGGCTAGAAGCTGTGGTCGAGTTTCTTTAAGACCACAGCCTACAGAGAGCAGAGCACGTACATTAAAAGTGAAGAATGTCCAAGTTACTAGTAAAAGCGTTTGGCACCAGAGACTCTCTTCTAACAGATGTACTCGAAGAACAGACACTGAATGTACTAAGAtgattcttctattttaaatatatgtatatttttttgtctttttacagctgtacctgggacatatgaagttcccaggctaggggtcaaatcggagctgcagctgccagcctacaccacagccacgctggatccgagccgagtctgccatctacaccacagctcaaggccacgccggacccttaacccactgagcgaggccagggattgaacccgaatcctcatggatactagtcaggttcttaacctgctgagccacaaaaggaactcctaagtttttttttttttttttttaaagatgttagcaggagttcccactgtggctcggtggtaatcaacccaaccagtatccagcAAGAGGGggcttcattccctggcctcactcagtaggttaaggatctggcgttgccttgagccgtggggtgtagatggcagactcggctcggatccagcgtggctgtggtgtaggccggcggctacagctctgattcaacccctagcccgggaacttccatatgccatggatgcagccttaaaaagactgggaaaaaaaaaaagctgtgagcAGTCACTGGTGCATTGTCGTTCCCACAGTTCCCCGccccatctctcctcctcctctttatcCTCACCCTCcccttttctttattctctctcaCCTGTGCCAGGGAAACAGCCCCCCCCCAACGCACTCACCTCTAGCTGGCAATGATAAGTATAAAACCCCACTTCGGCTTTTTGGTAAGTTCATGTCTTTCTCCATTTACAGGACACCAAAATGAGTGCCCAAAAGTCTCCTGCAGAACTGAAgagcatttttgaaaaatatgcagCCAAAGAAGGGGATCCAAACCAGCTGTCGAAGGAGGAGCTGAAGCAACTGATTCAGGCTGAATTCCCCAGTTTACTGAAAGTGAGTGCCAAGCACAGAGCCTGCGGGCAGGTGGtgatggggggggcgggggggagaggggCGGGAGAGGGAAGGATGCCCGGAGACTGAGGTCTGTGATACGGATTGGAGCTCCATCTGGGGCCGAGCACCCAGCAGCCAAGGCGCCAGCAGCCCCTGAGGGAGGGCACTTGAATGTGTGCGTCCACGCTTCAGATGGCAAGCTTCTAGAAAGCACGGGCTAAGCCTTCTATCACCCACAGCCTTGACCCTAGCAAACGGAAGATCCTGCTGTGACCAAGCTAGGCCTGGAAGACCGGCAGGTCGCTAAGCACACATGCCAGGGCCTCCAGCCTGGACTCAGCACCTCTGTGCCAGGCTTTAGGAAAACAAAGAGGCTGCAAAATTACAGGAGTTGAACTTGGACGTGGTTCTCCGTTATAGGTAGGATCTCTCAACTAGACCTGCACTTACGTGGCAGTCTGTTAAGAAAACCAGCTTCAAGCTGATAAATTGCCCTCTGGCAACACCCATTTCTATTTCAAAAGCATTTACGTTTGTGTTCATTTGTGTTAAGTGCCTAAATTTGTGTTAATGAGCAACCATGCATTGCTAAACAACTTTGAGGAAAGGACTACATTTCCTTAGACTTAGCCATAAAGTTTCTCAGCAAAACCATCCCAGAGTTGCCAAGATCAAAATGCATCTAGAGGTAACAAGGACGAGGGAAAGGCTGAGTATCTTTGTTCCAATACACTTCGTTCCGTTGGAACTAAAAATCATCTTCAAAGTGCAAGTGACTGTGCAagacaaactgttacatttgacTTGGCTGctatttagctctttttttttttttgtctttttgtattttctagggccacaccctcagcatatggaggttcctaggctaggggtccaattggagctgtagccgccggcctacactagagccacagcaacaccagatctgagccgcgcctgcaacctacaccacagctcgtgccaacgccggatccttaacccactgagtgaggccagggatcaaacccgcaacgtcatggttcttagtcggattcgttaaccactgagccacgagggggaactcctatttagctCTAACTTAAGAATTTGGTTCCCAGGTTTTAACCAGAAATGTCCCTTCTGCCAATATGACATGTGAGAAGGTTTCTGGTTTTAGTTGTTGAGGTTTCTGTTTTAGGGTTTCAgaggtttgattttgttttgtttgccatgctcatggtatatggaaattcctgggccagggatccaactcgagCCACAGAAGCAAATGAAGCCACAGCAGTACcgacgccacatccttaacccactgagttatcAGCAACTCctgaggtttgtttttattttatttttttctcaatgaattttattacatttatagttgtacaacaatcatcacaaccaaattttatagcatttccctgAGGTTTATTTTTAGTACTAAAAAGAGAAGTAGCTGAATTCCATGATCTAATAATTGATATTTTCTTAGAGGTAAAATAtatgataacttttaaaaagtgaaagccaCTAGCAGAAAAAAGAGACttcttaactaaaaataaaaacaaatgtttctggGGCTACCTcatggcctagtaggttaaggatctggcattgtcactgctgtggctcaggtcactgctgtgacacgggtttgatccctggcctgggaacttccacatgctgcaggtacggccccctaaaaaaataaaaattacaaatgtttcTGAGAAAGattcaactcttaaaaaaaaaaaaaactcttaaatttttctgaaaggaataaaaataataatagtaggaataatacaaaataatcaaaagaagaaaaataggagttcctggaatggctcagcagttaatgaatccgactaggaaccatgaggttgcgggttcgatccctggccttgctcagtgggttaaggatccagcgttgccgtgagctatggtgtaggtcacagacgcggctcgggtcccacgttgctgtggctgtggtgtaggccggcaactacagctccaatgagacccctggcctgggaacctccatatgctgcaggtgcagccctagaaaagacagaaagacaaaaaaaagaagaagaagaaaaataatctgacaTGAAAAATAATCTGATAGGTTGTTTTAAAAGGTAAGATTGGTgaacttttctgtattttatgtattttctgtaAAAAGCATATATGACTTATAATTTGGATAAAGGGAGGAAGACTAACGGTAAGTTCTGAAAAGTTTAACAGCTTTCACCAAGTCATGTACTGACTATATTTCCATGCGGATTTCTAAGGTTTCCTGAGCTATATTCTTTGTACATCATCACCTTGTATGGTTTAGAATCTAGCGAATGGGGACCAAAAAATTGCTGCCTTCTCagtccttaaaattaaaaaaaaaaaaaaaaaagtgtccttccTTAAACAGCATTGATTTCAGTATAAGACAACTTGGAATCACAATACGACACGTATGACAATATGTGTTCACTATACAGCTGCCTCTGTTGTTGAGAAATGTATTTCAGCCTTGGGCGAGTAAAGAGTAGTTGGCAGTTGATAGTTGTAATATAATTATTGCTGAAGACTATGCTCACTAGAGTCTTAGAGAAATTAAAAGTCACAAAGATACTTCGCATATGATAGGGAGGCATATAATTTCTTTTGTTAGATATGATAAACTAGTTCAAGCCAATATTTCTTAAAACCGCATAATATCTTTAACAAatgagaatacaaaaaaaaaaaaaaagaatctagcaaATGCTTCAGGAAAACAGTGCTTGGTATTTGCAACACAGATGCTGAATAAATAACTAACTTACAGTCTGGTCTTGTGAACATAGCCAAGTGCCGAGTATCTTTGCAGGAATCTTAGAGGTTAAAAGGTACcttgatgtaggagttcccgttgtggcacagcagaaacgaatccaactaggaaccatgaggttgtgggttcgatccctagcctcaaaGGGGAActactaaaaaaatatatttgaagctgATTTATAAACTAAACTGTTGTTTCGGTAGGTTTCCTAGGTACTCTTTTGCCACAGTGACTCCTTATCTGAAAGTTAGTTATAACAGTTTTAAGACTTGAATTTTACGGCAGCGAAGAGGCTCAGAACGAGTCTCCCGGAGAAATGCCACTTCAACATGAAGATACTTTGAACTAAAAGCAATCAAAACTCAGAAGATTCAGGGAAAGCTCTTTTCTTTCCACTCAACTGCCTAAATTACCATTGCAAAGGGGAGCCTGTACCAGGAAGAGCTTTTgctagattcctttttttttcctaagaaatgtGTCTTAACAGGCCGAACTTCTGTTTTCCAAACATGCCTGCCTTCCTGTGAATGGCCTTCCTTCCCCTGTATCCTTAGCTCAGGATGTTACTCAAGTCTCAGTTACCTGGCTGTCCTTTGGGCCTCATATTTGTATGGAGTACCCTGTACGTAATTCAACTTTTCTCCTGTTACTCTGTCTTACGTCAATGTAATTAAAAGACCAGCCACAGAACCTAGAAGGGAAGAAGGACAATTTTCCCGCCCCTACAGCAGAGACAGAAATCAAgtctgcttgggagttccctttgtggctcagtggtaaacgaatctgattaggaatcatgaggtcgcgggttcgatccctggtcttgctcagtgggttaaggatccggcgttgccgtgagctgtggtgtaggttgcagatgcggcttggatcccgaattgctgtggctctggcgtagattcaattcgacccctagcctgggaacctccatatgccgcgggggtggccctagaaaaggcaaaaagacaaaaaaaaaaaatcaagtctgttTAGGTCATTACAGGAACGTCAGTCACGAGGGAGTCAGGCTGAACGGGATCTGATGTAACAAGCAGTGGCTCTCTGAGTGCTCAGTCCCGGACCAGCACCATCAACACCACCCAGGAAGCTGTTGGAAATACAGATTCTCGGGTCTCACTCCAAGCCCGGGGCATCAGAAATCTGGGAGTAGGACCGCCTATCAATGTTGAGTAAGGTCAGCAAGCCCACCTGGTGATTCTGCATGGTGGCGATCAGAGCAAAGTGCTTAAGTGTCCGTGCAGGAATCTTAGGGGTCAAAACACAGGTTGGCAAAGTAATCTTGCATTGCATAGACGCGGGCGGCAACCCAGGGCCTGGGGAAAACCGGGGTGGTTGCTAATTTAGGAGTTGAGCTCTAGAGTCATTGTTTGAAGCCCAAACCCTCTACTTACTGACTGGGGGCCCTGGGGCAAGTCAGCAgctgtctcagtttcttcatcagtaaagtGGATCTACCCCACGGGGCAGCTGGGGGAATCGCACAGGCTAAGGAAAAGCCTGGGCGTGGGTGCTGGCCAGCggcagtataggtcacaggccGCCCAGACCTGGAGCAAGATGCCAAAGCAGCTCCCAGGGAAACCTTGGGCCAGGGCCCTGGCAGTCAAGTGAAGCCCTGGGCCTTCTCGAAAGAATTCAGATTCAGATTACCTAGGAaatcaatgattttaaaatacacattatctattttatttcatcttatttatttttgctttttagggccgcacccgcagcatatagaggttcccaggctaggggtccaatcagagctgctgctgccagcctacaccacagccacagcaacatgagatcaagccgcatctgcaatccacaccacagctcacgacaacgccggatccttaaccacggagcgaggccagggattgaacccacaacctcatgcttcctagtcggattcatttctgctgcgccacgacgggaactcccacattatcaattttaaaataataaatataggatataggctttttttcttttaaggggtAGCCAGTTCCATGACCTGGAGCAATACTACAACTAAAGGTGGCTTTTCAACTCTCATGTAACATGTGACTGAAAACTCGTTGCCTTCTTAAAACACAGACCCAGGTCTCATTTCGAAGCATGTGCTGCAGTAACtgattcattttctctcctctcttttatcctttttgtCTAAAACCAGGGTCCGAGAACCCTAGATGACCTCTTTCAGGAACTGGACAAGAATGGAGATGGAGAAGTTAGTTTTGAAGAATTCCAGGTGTTAGTGAAAAAGATATCCCAGTGAAGGAAAAACACGCAACAGTCCCATTTTAAGGACTGGAAGGGATGCGGCCCTGCTCTGTACAAAACCACCCATGTCTCTGCTGAATTCTCGGTGATTCTAATGATCCAGCAGTGAGGTCTAATTAATAAAGAACTCCTTAGACACGTCTCACTTTGTCCAGTACTGACCCCTGTGCCTTACCAGAGAATGTACATTTAATTTGATGCATCGAATTTCTagatttataaaggaaaaaaaaaaaaaaaaaaggcccagaatAGTTTCACGATCTTGACCGAGACCCTAATGATGGTGGTGGAAACTTGGAAAGAATTCTGATGAGTCAAACCAAGGCCCTCCTTCCACCCATCCACCAGAACAACCCGCTTCCAGACAACCCGCTCCCTGCTCTCCCTCCACAGCCATGCAGGGCTCACGTCAACCCCAGCGTGGACTCGTATTTCACTCTAGGCAATGGCCGGTGAGAAACAGGCTTCATGGGACACTTGGCTTTAAAGTCATCTCTCGGCACCAGCTTTGCCTTTGGGATCAGTGACCCTTTAGGGGAGCAGAAGGAATCTGGGACCAAGGGTCAGTTCTGCTCCATTACTGAGGGGCGGCCTTGGTTCTGGTATGTGCTGTGGGACAGGAGACAGGGCCCTCCAGCTCTGGGGCTGCTCAGAGTCTCAGGATCCGATTAACAGCGTGCCCTCAAGGGCCATTAGTTGGgtccagctggggaggggggtggcggggagggacAAGAGTGCCTTTCTTCTACCCCTTATCAGATAGTTAAAATGGCAAAGTCGAGTTCGTCCAAGTTGGCCGCACCAGGCCACCAGAGTGGTGCCCTGGAAGCCAGCTCTTGATCCTGACTGCCACTCTCCTCTCCTCAGAAATAGccacaaatcaggagttcccgtcgtggcacaggggaaatgaatccgactggaagccatgagattgcgggttcgatccctggcctcgctcagtgggtcaaggatctgccattgccgtgagctgtggtcacagatgcggcacggatcccacgttgctgtggctgtggtgtaggccgcagctgaagctctgactcgacccctagcctgggaacctccatatgccaagggtgcgccctaaaaagacaaaaaaaccaaaacaaaacaagaagaaatcGCCACAAATCATCAAGGCTGCGCACATTCCCTTCCCACAGCGTCTCTCAACACTTGCATTCATGAGCCCCTCCTAATGAGCCTGgctaaacattttttccccaatcGCCCctccaatgaaattttaattccacatatatatTGTGTGTACATCTGTTAATGTACTGTGTGCATACTGGTGCTTTTGACatgaagtaagattttttttggaCCCAACACCATCCACTCCAAAGCAGTTTTAACCCCCTGGGTGTAAGCAGACAGAGTAAAaaccaggcatggctttcttgacagaGAAGCCATTCTGGGCCTAAGCCACTTTGTGATCCAAGCCTGGCCGCAATGCTTGtccttgaacaggtctcagtaattaatcatcttttttttttttttggtctttatagggccgcacctgcggcatagggaggttcccaggccaggggtcgaatcagagccgtagctaccggtctaaaccacagccacagcaatgccagatctgagccacatctgtggcctacaccacagctatggcaacactggatccttaacccactaagcgaggccagggatcaaactcctgtcctcatcgatgctagtcagatttgtttccactgagccatgaggggaactcttaTAATTAATAATCTTAAAGTAGCAAAAGAATGCAGAATAAATGACTGAATCAGGCATGAGAAGTAAGTGGTAGCAAAGGTAATATATCCCCTGTAAAGACTTCCAGTTctgggagtgcccatcatggcttagtggttagcgaaccccactagcatccacaaggacatgggttcgatccctggccttgctcagtgagtcaaggatctggcactgccatgagttgtggtgtgggtcacagatgtggcttggatctggcatggctgtggctgtggtgtaggctggcggcaacagctccgattcgatccctagcctgggaacctgcatatgccacaggtgcggccctaaaaagacaaaagacacacacacacacacacacacacacaagacttCCAGTTCTGTTTCAGTGGTAAAGATTAGCCTGAAGCACTAACCACCAGATCAACTAGAACCTAAGGGATGGTGATGATGACCTTTTCTGACCTTTGTGACTTCAATCAACTAAAGCTTAGACTCTGTCCAACCCCTTCCATGAAAAGCATGTaacccttagcttaaaacttccccaattTTGCTGTTCAGGTGACACTGCTTTGGGCAAGATACCCactgttctccttacttgctgcaaggAATGATACATCTTTCCTTCTCCTATTCTCTGGCTTGGCTGTGTCTTTTGGCTTGACACCCACCAAGAGGCGAACCCCGTTTTCAGGTAACATGGGGAGCAATATCCCATACCTTTGAGCGATCTTCAAACAACTGAAATCTTTTAAACTCAATGCTCTAAAGCCAAAATTGCCACACTTTACTTTCTGTCGTTGACATCCAAAAGCTCTGGGGTTACTTCCACTTTCAAAAATGTGGGAAATGAGCATATTGCATAGTTTCACATGACGTAAGCCTCCCAAAGATTCTCTATGGCCTCCCCGTCCAGTTGAGAGTCACTGCCTGAAAAGCACTACCTCTGAGtcatatttttttaacctaacaAATGACAAAGTGTGTGTCAGTCAAGGGGGCTGCTGTCATTTTCCCAGGAGCTTCGACTGTGTGCTTGAAGGCACTCGGAGGTGGGCACGTGGCCCCTCTCCCACCTTGTTCACCGCGTGGGGGAGCAGAATGTGCCACCTTCAAATACGTCTTCGGtatattaattcttttaagtTGGTTATTTTCTGAGAAACAGCAGACATGGGAGAAACTCTGAAAACCAAGTCGAAGTCACCCTTTCCTAAGAAACATttaggagtgcccgttgtggcgcagcagaaacaaatccaactaggaaccatgaggttgcgggtttgatccctggcctcgctcagtgggttaaggatctggcgttgccatgagctgtggtgtaggtcgcagatgcagctcggacctggtgtggatgtggctgtggctgtggctgtggtgtaggccagcggctacagccttgattcgacccctagcctggaaacctccatatgccatgagtgcagccttaaaaggacaaaagacaaaaatatatatatatatatctctgaaAGGACACACAAGAAACTAGTATCAGAGTTACATGTTAGAAGAAGCCAAGTCCCCCTAAAACTGAACTCCCCTGCGGAGTTTACGGTTAACCCTTCTGTTAACTCCCCCCCGCCTGCTCTCCATTCTTGTCCCCTCTGACCTCAATCCTGTGCTAACTGAACACGAACCAATCAGAGTCAGGTGACTAAAACATTCCCACATGGTTTCTTCGGGGCAAGATGAGCTAACAAATCCCCCCCACCCTCGGGTCATGGGTCATGGACCACCCGGCCAGAGACTCATAAACCTTAAGCATCCTGACCCCTAAATCTATGATTAACAAATGTCACAAGACAATGAATAACTCCCCTCCATCTCTGTTCTTCCCCTTTAAAAACTCCCTAACTCGAAGACTGAGCTGGAGCGCATCTAAGGCTTGTCTCCCACTCTCTTGCTTGGGGCCCAGCAAGAAACACCCACTCTCGGGCTTGGCGTTTTGCGCAGCAAGCACACACAAGCCCTTGCTCGGTTTCAAAGAAAACCCCGAGCAGATGAGGGACAGGGGTGGAAGAACCAGCCCTCACATTACATTCTATTGCACACTGTCCATTTTTCAACCCTGTGGATGTGTGTCccatcaaaaagaaacaaaagaaaagaaagttttaaacaaaaagaaaacatcgGTAAAACATCACATTGTTGGTTTTCCTACTAAGCCTCTTGGAATCCTCTTCTTTGGAATAATCAGAACATATGACCATCTAACTTTGGGGAAATGCACTGGACACTAtttcaaacattcagaaaattaacaagaaaaaaagaaaaatgagttcgAACCCTTCCACCGAGAAACAAAGGAGACTTTTAGACACCGTTGAGGGAATGTTTAAACACGATCTGTATCATTCTAATTCAACATAAGAGCATTCTCATAGCAGCAAAAGCCTTAAATATTTCTAATGACTAATTATATTTCCCTGGAGGGACACCCCTTGTTAGTCTTAACCATTTCCCCATTGTGGGGCGTCTGGAGTGCTGTCATTTCTGATCCCTCTAACTAATGTTATAATGAATACCTGTTCACTTCCCTGTCAACATATCAGATTTCCTTCGGAGAATTTCTAAGAAGTAAATGTCTGAGTCAGAGGGTaggaatatttttaaggtttGTGAAACAGACCGCCTAGTTGATTTTCCAAAA
It encodes:
- the S100G gene encoding protein S100-G; this encodes MSAQKSPAELKSIFEKYAAKEGDPNQLSKEELKQLIQAEFPSLLKGPRTLDDLFQELDKNGDGEVSFEEFQVLVKKISQ